A stretch of the Streptococcus suis genome encodes the following:
- a CDS encoding N-acetyltransferase, which translates to MTTQPTIAVLEEEHLYSIWKNGYSQIQPEWKKWDGPDFEDYQMYPDFEAFRMSKLYNFFCNDTVWGIFVDREPIGIVTRHWEDEKTRWLEIGIVIYQQKYWNGGCGTRALKLWMDHIFQTNTELEHIGLTTWSDNHRMMRAAEKIGMIKEAQIRKVRYWKGHYYDSVKYGIIREEWEADKIVPIPDSLPLTNDYKN; encoded by the coding sequence ATGACTACCCAACCGACCATTGCAGTATTGGAAGAAGAGCATTTATATTCAATTTGGAAAAATGGATATAGCCAAATCCAACCTGAGTGGAAAAAATGGGATGGACCTGATTTTGAAGATTATCAGATGTATCCTGATTTTGAAGCATTTCGAATGAGTAAACTTTACAATTTCTTCTGTAATGATACTGTTTGGGGCATATTTGTAGATCGAGAACCGATAGGAATTGTTACCCGACATTGGGAAGATGAAAAAACTCGATGGCTCGAAATCGGGATTGTTATCTATCAGCAAAAGTATTGGAATGGGGGCTGCGGGACAAGAGCTCTCAAACTCTGGATGGATCATATTTTTCAAACTAATACTGAATTAGAACATATCGGACTAACTACTTGGTCTGACAACCACCGTATGATGCGAGCAGCTGAAAAAATCGGTATGATAAAAGAAGCGCAGATCCGCAAAGTGCGATACTGGAAGGGACATTATTACGACTCTGTCAAATATGGAATAATAAGAGAGGAATGGGAAGCAGATAAAATAGTTCCCATTCCAGATTCTTTACCCCTAACGAACGATTACAAAAATTAA
- a CDS encoding DUF536 domain-containing protein, translating into MGIEKTVSELAEILGVSRQAMNNRVKSLPEEFVEKNDKGVTVVNRAGLIKLEEIYKTTIFEDEPISEEVKQRELMEILVDEKNAEIIRLYSQLKAKDKQLAEKDEQLKVKDVQIAEKDKQLDQQQQLTLKAMADKEVLKLELDEVKAQSQEVQTKGFFARLFGK; encoded by the coding sequence ATGGGAATCGAAAAAACAGTCAGTGAATTAGCTGAAATTTTGGGAGTGAGCCGCCAGGCAATGAATAATCGTGTTAAATCACTTCCAGAAGAATTCGTAGAGAAAAATGACAAGGGTGTGACTGTTGTAAATCGTGCTGGCTTGATTAAGTTGGAAGAAATCTACAAAACAACCATTTTTGAAGATGAACCAATTAGCGAAGAAGTGAAGCAGCGCGAATTGATGGAAATCTTGGTTGACGAAAAAAATGCGGAGATTATTCGTCTTTATAGTCAATTAAAAGCCAAAGATAAGCAACTTGCAGAAAAAGATGAGCAACTCAAAGTTAAGGATGTGCAGATTGCAGAGAAGGACAAACAACTGGATCAACAGCAACAGTTGACTCTCAAAGCAATGGCTGATAAGGAAGTCCTCAAGCTGGAGTTAGATGAAGTCAAAGCGCAGTCACAAGAAGTGCAAACCAAAGGTTTCTTTGCACGCTTGTTTGGAAAATAA
- a CDS encoding copper oxidase: MSKNKHMLLGIGLTVALTAVGYITLLEPMISYFKINQSAVNIDIQTSKTKSTLPIPPLLEDKNPDPNIADFTLEPQEGETSFLPNTKTRTMGYNGSFLGPVIRVSKGEQVNVHVNNKLKEATTVHWHGLEVEGEKDGGPHQGIEPGTTWEPSFTVNQQAATLWYHPHFGGNTATQVYKGLAGLFYVDDEVSKSLNIPKEYGVNDIPLVIQDRSFGKDGSFIYNTNMMDGATGDTIIVNGAIKPNLEVNRVKMRFRIVNGANASNFNLKLDNRDEFYQIVSDGGFLEKPVSQRNIMLSPGERAEIIVDFSKYEKGTKLSLMSDKETIMTFNVKGDGKDDTEVPSTLTNIERMSEAQATKIRSFELQGMGQMVSINGKKFDMNRIDETVKLGDTEIWEITNPGSMMHEMGHPFHIHGTQVQILSRNGNAPSPEESGWKDTVYIEPNEKVRLIVKFNKKGTYMYHCHILEHEEAGMMGQIKVE, encoded by the coding sequence ATGAGTAAGAATAAACATATGTTATTAGGTATTGGACTTACAGTCGCATTAACTGCAGTTGGATATATTACACTTTTAGAACCAATGATTAGTTATTTTAAAATAAACCAGAGTGCAGTTAATATAGATATTCAAACAAGTAAAACAAAAAGTACACTTCCTATACCACCACTATTAGAGGATAAAAATCCAGATCCTAATATTGCGGATTTTACTTTAGAACCTCAAGAAGGAGAAACTTCATTTTTACCAAATACCAAGACACGAACTATGGGTTACAACGGAAGCTTCTTAGGCCCTGTCATCAGAGTAAGTAAAGGTGAGCAAGTAAATGTGCACGTAAATAACAAGCTAAAAGAAGCAACTACAGTTCACTGGCATGGACTAGAGGTAGAAGGAGAAAAGGATGGGGGCCCTCATCAAGGAATTGAACCAGGAACAACTTGGGAGCCTAGTTTTACAGTAAATCAACAGGCTGCAACATTGTGGTATCATCCGCACTTTGGAGGAAATACTGCTACCCAAGTTTATAAAGGTTTAGCAGGACTATTCTATGTGGATGATGAAGTATCAAAAAGCTTAAATATTCCTAAGGAATATGGAGTAAATGATATACCTTTAGTAATTCAAGATAGAAGCTTTGGCAAGGACGGCAGTTTTATTTATAATACAAATATGATGGATGGAGCAACAGGGGATACTATCATAGTTAACGGAGCTATTAAACCTAATTTAGAGGTTAATAGAGTCAAGATGAGATTTAGAATAGTTAATGGTGCTAATGCAAGTAACTTTAATTTGAAGTTAGATAATAGAGATGAATTCTATCAAATAGTATCTGACGGTGGATTTTTAGAAAAACCGGTTAGCCAGAGAAATATTATGTTATCACCTGGGGAAAGAGCAGAGATAATAGTGGACTTTTCAAAGTATGAAAAGGGAACGAAGCTGTCACTTATGAGTGATAAAGAAACCATTATGACCTTTAATGTTAAAGGCGATGGGAAAGATGATACTGAAGTACCTAGCACTTTAACGAATATAGAAAGAATGTCAGAAGCACAAGCTACTAAGATAAGAAGCTTTGAGCTTCAAGGTATGGGTCAAATGGTATCAATAAACGGTAAAAAGTTTGATATGAATAGAATTGATGAAACAGTGAAGCTTGGAGATACAGAGATTTGGGAAATTACAAACCCAGGATCAATGATGCATGAAATGGGTCACCCATTCCATATTCATGGCACACAGGTTCAAATTCTATCAAGAAACGGTAATGCGCCTTCTCCAGAGGAGAGCGGATGGAAAGATACTGTATATATTGAGCCTAACGAAAAAGTAAGACTTATAGTTAAGTTTAATAAGAAGGGTACTTATATGTACCACTGTCACATTCTTGAACATGAAGAAGCAGGTATGATGGGACAAATTAAAGTAGAATAA
- a CDS encoding response regulator: MTFSGMGNMVAIDGKQFDMDRIDLRAKVGEKEVWEIKNTRDMMDGMIHPFHLHGVQFKVIIRNGNAPPANEQDWKDTIALYPGDSVRIEVTFPEKGIFYVPLPYPRARRQWHNGSSFSIMKIPTKLEEKDYVKILIVDDEASILNIVEAYLSAKGYQVFRALSGNEALTKVDVVQPDLIVLDLMLPGLSGLEVCKKIRDSSTVPIIMLTAKTAEKDILEGLSLGADDYITKPFSPKELVARVETVLRRVQPEYREEKWSFEEGLLVIYPDRKQVFKRGEEIILTPTEYALLALLASHPMRLFSREQLLDAVKGLDFDGTDRVIDTHIKNIRQKIEDDTRNPYFILTAYGMGYRFGGQK, from the coding sequence ATGACCTTTAGTGGCATGGGAAACATGGTCGCCATTGACGGCAAACAGTTCGACATGGACCGGATCGATTTACGCGCTAAGGTCGGGGAAAAGGAAGTTTGGGAGATTAAAAACACACGGGACATGATGGATGGCATGATCCATCCTTTCCACCTGCATGGCGTCCAGTTCAAGGTGATAATCCGGAATGGCAACGCCCCACCAGCCAATGAACAAGATTGGAAAGACACCATCGCACTTTATCCAGGCGATAGCGTTAGGATTGAAGTCACATTCCCAGAAAAGGGGATTTTTTATGTACCATTGCCATATCCTAGAGCACGAAGACAATGGCATAATGGGTCAAGTTTTAGTATAATGAAGATACCAACGAAATTGGAGGAGAAAGATTACGTGAAGATTTTAATTGTGGACGACGAAGCAAGCATTCTGAATATCGTGGAAGCCTATTTGAGTGCAAAAGGCTATCAAGTGTTTCGCGCTTTGAGCGGAAACGAGGCTTTAACAAAGGTTGATGTTGTCCAACCTGACTTGATTGTGTTGGATCTCATGCTGCCTGGTTTATCTGGCCTCGAAGTCTGTAAAAAAATAAGGGACTCCTCCACTGTACCGATTATTATGTTGACTGCGAAAACAGCCGAAAAAGATATCTTGGAAGGGTTAAGCCTGGGGGCTGATGACTACATCACAAAACCATTCAGCCCGAAAGAGCTGGTTGCTCGGGTCGAAACCGTTTTACGCCGTGTCCAACCAGAATACCGAGAAGAAAAGTGGTCTTTCGAAGAAGGTTTGCTGGTTATCTACCCGGATCGAAAACAAGTATTCAAACGAGGTGAAGAAATCATTTTGACCCCGACCGAGTATGCTTTATTAGCCCTTCTGGCCTCACATCCAATGCGCCTATTTTCACGGGAACAGCTGCTGGACGCTGTGAAAGGACTCGATTTTGATGGAACGGATCGGGTGATCGATACCCACATCAAAAATATCCGTCAAAAAATTGAGGACGACACGCGCAACCCCTACTTCATCTTAACCGCATATGGAATGGGGTATCGATTTGGTGGTCAAAAATGA
- a CDS encoding sensor histidine kinase codes for MKRTIKWQLLLSFVSLSFILVGTFSWITLNLMESHFEDYLRERQESELTAYQTELENFYQKTGTWADATPTIQSIGRDALQKGIILKVYDHAGNQVWGPSPSEEEESENRIQTHLQNMEQIMGDIESGYVHTIVPLGSETDPIGSLEVQSVGPFAYTEHDALFLADMRNNLIFVAIGSLIISLFFALLIAKKLSSPIVRIQNFTTEIAKGHYSQLAIEETGIQEIDILLDSVDELSGQLQRQQEIRNRLSSDIAHEIRTPLTTLKGNIEAMIDGVWEVSEERLYHCYEEVNRIARLIGQIDRINEIESHESQLQKSSFDLLELTQQVAGTFQALLIEKGIECAINGEAVLISADRDKIHQVVTNLLYNAIKFTPSGGHIDLQVSQISGAASFKITDTGQGIPPNEINQVFERFYMAEPSRNRKLGGQGIGLSIVKSIITAHHGNITVKSDYGKGSTFTVILPVKR; via the coding sequence ATGAAGCGAACCATTAAATGGCAACTCTTGCTCTCGTTTGTTTCTCTGTCCTTTATCTTAGTGGGGACCTTCAGCTGGATAACACTAAACTTAATGGAAAGCCACTTCGAAGACTATTTGCGCGAAAGGCAAGAATCAGAGTTAACAGCATACCAGACTGAGTTAGAAAACTTCTATCAGAAAACGGGTACTTGGGCAGATGCCACTCCAACAATCCAAAGTATTGGACGCGATGCTCTCCAGAAAGGCATCATCCTAAAAGTATATGACCATGCTGGCAACCAAGTATGGGGCCCCTCTCCCTCAGAGGAAGAAGAGTCAGAAAATAGGATTCAAACCCACCTCCAAAATATGGAGCAGATAATGGGCGATATAGAGAGTGGCTACGTGCACACAATCGTTCCCCTCGGTAGCGAAACAGACCCAATCGGTTCTCTCGAAGTGCAATCCGTTGGACCTTTCGCTTACACGGAACATGATGCGTTATTCCTTGCCGATATGAGGAACAACTTGATTTTTGTAGCGATTGGATCCCTAATTATCTCCTTATTTTTCGCGTTATTGATTGCCAAAAAATTGAGTTCACCAATCGTCAGAATACAGAATTTTACGACGGAAATTGCGAAGGGTCACTACAGTCAACTGGCGATTGAGGAAACAGGGATTCAGGAAATTGACATCCTCTTGGATTCCGTGGATGAATTGTCTGGGCAACTCCAACGCCAACAAGAGATTCGTAACCGCCTTTCCTCTGACATCGCACATGAAATCAGGACACCATTGACGACTTTGAAAGGCAATATTGAGGCCATGATTGACGGGGTCTGGGAAGTATCGGAAGAACGCCTCTACCACTGTTACGAGGAAGTTAACCGCATTGCCCGCCTGATTGGACAAATTGATCGGATCAATGAAATTGAAAGCCATGAAAGCCAGCTGCAGAAGTCATCCTTTGATTTGCTAGAACTTACACAACAAGTTGCCGGCACCTTTCAAGCTTTGTTGATTGAGAAGGGCATTGAATGTGCCATTAACGGAGAAGCGGTTTTAATTTCTGCTGATCGAGATAAGATTCATCAAGTGGTAACTAATCTCTTGTACAATGCAATTAAATTTACCCCTTCCGGTGGCCACATTGATCTTCAGGTTTCCCAAATTAGTGGAGCAGCTTCCTTTAAGATAACCGATACCGGTCAAGGAATCCCTCCAAATGAAATCAATCAAGTTTTTGAAAGGTTCTATATGGCTGAACCCTCTAGGAACAGGAAACTGGGTGGCCAAGGGATTGGTTTATCTATCGTAAAAAGTATCATAACGGCTCATCATGGCAACATAACAGTCAAAAGTGATTATGGAAAAGGTTCTACGTTTACCGTTATTCTTCCTGTCAAAAGATAG
- a CDS encoding YncE family protein, giving the protein MKKRIILAIVSSVSLLLAACGQEDSTSSQNSSQQEIVSTSQGSSEGQSSSKEEKKEQTEAYYTSDTGSVTKVDAQTHEVVDTIAIDGSAHNVQISPDEKVIGVTIVPSEGHAEDSSDSNERMEMEHDEDSDTSMSNESMEMEHDEDSDTSMSNESDDEKGIAAFYDTETGEKLAEVEVGSHPAHIVFTNDGNYAAVSNNGENTVSVIDVSTYEVVETIPTGEGPHGFRIAEDGKTAYVANMGEDTVSVLDLESMEEINRITVGSTRATTGITSDGQTLLVTLNGENALAIVDLTTNKVEKVAVGNGPIQLFVQHDDQYVFVANEGTKENPSNTVSKVDLNSNEVVETIEVGSGAHGVVISEDDQYTFVTNAFDDTVSVIENETSEVIATVEVGETPNGITLK; this is encoded by the coding sequence AAGAAGATTCAACAAGTAGTCAAAATTCTTCTCAACAAGAAATCGTATCAACGTCACAAGGATCTAGTGAGGGTCAATCTAGTTCTAAAGAAGAAAAGAAGGAACAAACAGAAGCCTATTACACTTCCGATACCGGAAGTGTAACCAAAGTAGATGCTCAAACGCACGAAGTTGTGGATACGATTGCCATCGATGGGTCCGCACATAATGTACAAATTTCACCTGATGAAAAAGTCATTGGTGTAACAATTGTTCCCAGCGAGGGGCATGCTGAAGACAGTTCAGATAGTAATGAACGTATGGAGATGGAACACGACGAAGATAGTGATACCAGTATGAGCAATGAAAGTATGGAGATGGAACACGACGAAGATAGTGATACTAGTATGAGTAATGAAAGTGACGATGAAAAAGGTATTGCAGCTTTTTATGATACTGAAACAGGTGAAAAACTTGCAGAAGTTGAAGTAGGGAGTCACCCTGCTCATATCGTTTTCACTAACGATGGCAACTATGCAGCAGTTTCCAATAATGGAGAGAACACTGTTTCAGTCATTGATGTATCTACTTATGAAGTGGTTGAAACAATCCCAACAGGCGAAGGTCCACACGGTTTTAGAATCGCTGAAGACGGAAAAACGGCTTACGTTGCCAATATGGGTGAAGACACTGTAAGCGTCCTTGATTTAGAAAGTATGGAAGAAATTAATAGAATAACTGTTGGCAGTACTCGAGCTACAACTGGTATCACCTCAGATGGACAAACGCTCTTAGTAACATTAAATGGAGAAAATGCGTTAGCAATCGTTGATCTGACAACCAATAAAGTTGAGAAAGTAGCAGTTGGAAATGGTCCTATCCAGTTGTTTGTTCAACATGATGATCAATATGTATTTGTGGCAAATGAAGGTACCAAAGAGAATCCTTCCAATACCGTTTCAAAGGTTGATTTAAATAGTAATGAAGTGGTCGAAACAATCGAAGTGGGTAGCGGTGCACATGGAGTTGTCATTAGTGAAGATGATCAATACACCTTTGTCACGAATGCATTCGATGATACGGTCAGTGTTATTGAGAATGAGACTAGTGAAGTTATTGCCACGGTTGAGGTTGGTGAAACACCAAATGGGATTACTCTGAAATGA